In Emcibacter sp. SYSU 3D8, one DNA window encodes the following:
- a CDS encoding STAS domain-containing protein, producing the protein MEITHETIGDKLVVRPEGRIDSMTSPAFESALLPLVDQSTVVVIDCAKLTYVSSAGLRVFLSAAKAAKAKGGKIVLCSLTQGVQEVFTVSGFSKIIDMHPTLDAALA; encoded by the coding sequence ATGGAAATCACCCACGAAACCATTGGCGATAAGCTGGTCGTCCGCCCGGAAGGCCGGATCGACAGCATGACGTCTCCGGCTTTCGAGAGCGCGCTGTTGCCGCTTGTCGACCAGAGCACCGTGGTCGTTATCGATTGTGCGAAGCTGACCTATGTGTCGTCGGCGGGTTTGCGCGTTTTTCTCAGCGCTGCCAAGGCCGCCAAGGCCAAGGGTGGCAAGATCGTGTTGTGCTCGCTGACCCAGGGCGTGCAGGAGGTTTTCACGGTCAGCGGCTTCTCCAAGATCATCGATATGCACCCCACACTGGATGCGGCGCTGGCCTGA